A genomic region of Raphanus sativus cultivar WK10039 chromosome 6, ASM80110v3, whole genome shotgun sequence contains the following coding sequences:
- the LOC108812556 gene encoding BTB/POZ and MATH domain-containing protein 2, which translates to MDAIRVPSLTESTSHTETLNGTHEFKISGYSLVKGMGVGKYVASETFTLGGYSWAIYFYPDGKSPEDNSVYVSLFIALASEGADVRALFELTLVDQSGNGRHKVHSHFGRTLESGPYTLKYRGSMWGYKRFFKRSLLESSDYLKDNCLVVRCCVGLVKSRTEGPRSYDIPVPVSEFGRQFGKLLESGRGADVTFRVDGETFPAHKLVLAARSPVFRAQIFGPLKSRDTKCINIEDMGAPIFKMFLHFIYWDELPDMEDVMGTDLKWAATLVAQHLLAAGDRYALERLRTICESRLCEGISINTVATTLALAEQHHCFQLKTACLKFIALPENLKAVMETDGFDYLKESCPCLLSELLEYVARLSEHSLASSGHGKELYVEGCDVNGRRVKQRLH; encoded by the exons ATGGACGCGATTAGGGTTCCGTCTCTCACGGAGTCAACCTCCCATACGGAAACCCTCAACGGCACACACGAGTTCAAGATCAGCGGCTACTCCCTCGTCAAAGGCATGGGCGTGGGCAAATACGTCGCCTCCGAGACCTTCACCCTCGGCGGCTACTCCTGGGCGATCTACTTCTACCCTGACGGGAAGAGCCCGGAGGATAACTCCGTCTACGTGTCCCTCTTCATAGCCCTCGCCAGCGAAGGAGCCGACGTCAGGGCTCTCTTCGAGCTGACCCTCGTCGACCAGAGCGGTAACGGGAGGCATAAAGTCCATAGCCATTTCGGGAGGACGCTCGAGAGCGGTCCTTATACTCTTAAGTACAGAGGAAGTATGTG GGGATATAAACGGTTTTTCAAGAGGAGTCTTTTGGAGTCGTCTGATTACTTGAAGGACAATTGTCTTGTTGTTCGGTGTTGTGTCGGGCTTGTGAAGTCACGTACGGAAGGACCGAGGAGTTATGATATCCCTGTGCCGGTTTCTGAGTTTGGTCGTCAGTTTGGGAAGCTTCTGGAGAGTGGGAGAGGAGCTGATGTTACTTTCCGTGTTGATGGAGAGACGTTTCCTGCTCATAAACTGGTTCTCGCGGCTCGTTCTCCTGTTTTCAGGGCGCAGATCTTTGGCCCGTTGAAGAGCCGTGATACTAAATGTATTAACATAGAAGACATGGGAGCTCCTATTTTCAAG atgTTTCTTCATTTTATCTACTGGGACGAGTTGCCTGATATGGAAGATGTTATGGGGACAGATTTGAAATGGGCAGCGACTCTGGTGGCTCAGCATCTGCTTGCGGCTGGGGACCGTTACGCTCTCGAGCGGCTTAGAACAATCTGCGAGTCACGACTCTGTGAAGGGATTAGCATCAACACGGTTGCAACCACCTTGGCTTTGGCAGAGCAGCATCATTGTTTCCAGCTGAAAACTGCTTGCCTCAAATTCATAGCTTTGCCAGAGAATCTAAAAG CTGTGATGGAAACGGATGGGTTTGATTATCTGAAGGAGAGCTGCCCTTGCTTACTAAGCGAGCTGCTGGAGTATGTGGCTAGGCTGAGCGAGCATTCTTTAGCATCTTCAGGGCATGGGAAGGAGTTATATGTTGAGGGCTGTGACGTGAATGGGAGACGAGTGAAGCAACGGTTACACTAA
- the LOC108812557 gene encoding uncharacterized protein At5g19025, protein MLHLLHLPDEDPTSMPPSSRSSSSSSLHPCKHSPSATLDLLILLLVLFSAAFLLSSYFSYLFHSLSLLSSHFPSQDLSSIPPASYLLAFAVFFAASIAFLDLCCGPRSRRCRNPKCKGMKKAMEFDLQIQTEDCVRSGGSKEIDRLPWKGGSEGNPDYECLRAELRRMAPVNGRAVLLFRSRCGCPVAKLQGWGPKRGRRHKKSQANLALKGGIDKR, encoded by the exons ATGCTCCATCTCCTCCATCTCCCCGACGAAGATCCCACCAGCATGCCCCCTTCTTCTCGatcctcctcatcctcatctCTCCACCCCTGCAAACACTCTCCCTCCGCAACCCTCGACCTCCTAATCCTCCTCCTCGTCTTATTCTCAGCCGCCTTCCTTCTCTCATCCTACTTCTCCTACCTCTTCCACTCCCTCTCCCTCCTCTCCTCCCACTTCCCTTCCCAAGATCTCTCCTCAATCCCCCCGGCCTCCTACCTCCTCGCCTTCGCCGTCTTCTTCGCGGCCTCGATCGCGTTCCTCGACCTGTGCTGCGGCCCGAGATCGAGGAGGTGCCGGAACCCGAAGTGCAAAGGGATGAAGAAGGCGATGGAGTTCGATCTGCAGATACAGACGGAGGATTGCGTTAGATCGGGAGGGAGCAAGGAGATCGATCGGTTGCCGTGGAAAGGAGGGAGCGAAGGGAATCCTGATTACGAGTGTCTGAGAGCTGAGCTGCGGAGGATGGCTCCGGTTAACGGTAGGGCTGTGTTGCTTTTCCGATCTAGGTGCGGTTGTCCTGTTGCTAAGCTTCAAGGCTGGGGACCTAAGCGTGGCCGGCGTCATAAAAA ATCACAAGCGAACTTGGCTTTAAAAGGAGGGATAGACAAGCGCTGA
- the LOC108809848 gene encoding transcription factor MUTE: MSHIAVERNRRRQMNEHLKSLRSLTPCFYIKRGDQASIIGGVIEFIKEMQQLVQVLESKKRRKTLNQPSFLHDHQTLEPSILAANTTTNATTRVPFSRIENVMSTSTFKEVGACCNSPHADVEAKISGSNVVLRVVSRRIEGQLVRIISALEKLSFQVLHLNISSMEETVLYFFVVKIGLECRISLEELTVEVQRSFVPEVIVSTN, from the exons ATGTCTCACATCGCTGTTGAGAGGAATCGAAGAAGGCAAATGAACGAGCATCTTAAATCCCTTCGTTCTTTGACTCCTTGTTTCTATATCAAAAGG GGAGATCAAGCTTCGATAATCGGAGGAGTGATAGAGTTCATCAAAGAGATGCAGCAATTGGTACAGGTTCTCGAGTCCAAGAAACGCCGAAAGACACTAAACCAGCCTTCTTTTCTGCATGATCACCAAACACTCGAGCCATCCATATTAGCCGCAAACACCACCACCAACGCAACCACCAGAGTGCCATTTAGTCGGATTGAAAATGTAATGTCCACAAGCACTTTCAAAGAAGTAGGAGCATGTTGCAACTCCCCTCATGCTGACGTCGAAGCCAAGATCTCAGGCTCTAATGTTGTATTGAGAGTTGTCTCTAGGCGAATCGAAGGCCAGCTTGTAAGGATCATATCCGCCTTGGAAAAGCTATCTTTTCAGGTTCTTCATCTCAATATTAGTAGCATGGAGGAGACTGTCTTGTACTTCTTCGTTGTTAAG ATAGGACTGGAGTGTCGCATAAGCTTAGAGGAGCTAACCGTTGAAGTTCAGAGAAGCTTTGTGCCTGAAGTCATCGTCTCTACCAACTAA